In Cryptomeria japonica chromosome 10, Sugi_1.0, whole genome shotgun sequence, a genomic segment contains:
- the LOC131029301 gene encoding large ribosomal subunit protein eL6: MAAKKPRSTRNKELIRGVGRFSRSKIYHKRGLWALKEHNGGSFPQHVKPTAEPAVDAKKKSPKFYPAEDVPKPLINKRKHKCTKLRASITPGTILIILTGHFKGKRVVFLKQLESGLLLVTGPFKVNGVPTRRVNQVYVIATSTKIDVSNVDVSKYDDKYFEREKVKKEKTEEQFFEAEKKPEKYVAPHRKEDQKVLDEQVLKAAEAIPDLRHYLSARFSLRSGMKPHELVF; the protein is encoded by the exons ATGGCAGCTAAAAAGCCCCGATCGACGAGGAACAAAGAACTGATTAGAGGCGTAGGGCGTTTCTCTAGATCGAAAATCTATCATAAGCGAGGGCTCTGGGCTCTCAAGGAGCACAATGGGGGGTCATTCCCCCAACACGTCAAGCCAACTGCAGAACCTGCTGTCGACGCGAAGAAAAAGTCCCCTAAATTTTACCCAGCCGAGGACGTACCCAAGCCTCTCATTAACAAGAGGAAGCATAAGTGCACCAAACTTAG GGCTAGCATCACACCGGGGACTATTCTCATCATTTTAACAGGCCACTTCAAAGGAAAGCGTGTTGTTTTCCTTAAACAGCTTGAATCTGGGCTTCTTCTCGTTACAG GTCCATTCAAGGTGAATGGAGTGCCAACGAGGAGGGTCAATCAAGTGTATGTCATTGCTACTTCTACGAAGATAGATGTGAGCAATGTTGATGTAAGTAAATACGATGATAAGTATTTTGAAAGGGAGAAAGTCAAGAAGGAGAAGACCGAGGAGCAATTTTTTGAGGCTGAGAAAAAG CCAGAAAAGTATGTAGCTCCACATAGAAAGGAGGATCAAAAGGTCCTGGATGAACAAGTCCTGAAGGCGGCCGAAGCAATTCCTGATTTGAGACACTATTTGTCTGCTCGATTTTCTTTAAGATCAGGAATGAAACCCCATGAGCTTGTCTTTTAA